One Cohnella candidum genomic region harbors:
- a CDS encoding putative amidoligase domain-containing protein: protein MEGTVRAGVKDGLTAGEIARRLDREGIPAFSARDDGDKRRFSVTAYDLEVTDVRRIWPSAGGRTEARRFEPDDRLRRIVARAAVKALYVLGLDFGQVEVSADGSGRPSIEAVTGVMRPTPGEGAERTSRIRADKSAREAEERAGGVSVLLGADPEFLLLAPNGKVVPASRYLPTEGLAGCDSVVRRGIRLWPLVELRPDPAGEPAALTESIRRLLAAANRKFGREPLTWLAGAWPVPGLPLGGHIHISGAAPTGERLRALDNAVALPLRLLEPDGAAARRPRYGALGDFRKQPHGGFEYRTPPSWLVSRRLARGVLSLAKIAAEHARELADRRPLDDEALRDAFYGPDRDFRLREAALRFYGEIRRTAGYGKFASDVDFVFGAVVEGRRWDETADLRPKWGIARR, encoded by the coding sequence ATGGAAGGGACCGTGCGGGCGGGCGTTAAGGACGGGCTGACCGCGGGCGAAATCGCGAGGCGGCTGGATCGGGAGGGCATCCCGGCATTCAGCGCGCGGGACGATGGGGACAAACGCAGGTTTTCGGTCACCGCGTATGACTTGGAGGTAACCGACGTTCGGCGAATCTGGCCGTCGGCGGGCGGGCGCACGGAAGCCCGGCGTTTCGAGCCGGATGACCGACTTCGGCGGATCGTCGCGCGCGCCGCCGTAAAGGCGCTGTACGTGCTCGGGCTGGATTTCGGACAAGTGGAAGTTTCGGCGGACGGAAGCGGACGGCCTTCGATAGAGGCGGTTACCGGCGTCATGCGACCGACTCCGGGCGAAGGGGCGGAGCGGACCTCTCGTATCCGGGCGGATAAATCGGCGCGGGAAGCGGAAGAGAGGGCCGGCGGCGTAAGCGTCCTGCTGGGAGCGGACCCCGAATTCTTGCTGCTCGCGCCGAACGGCAAAGTCGTGCCCGCTTCCCGGTACCTGCCGACGGAGGGGCTCGCCGGCTGCGATTCGGTCGTGCGGCGAGGCATCCGGCTGTGGCCGCTCGTCGAGCTGCGCCCGGATCCGGCGGGAGAGCCGGCGGCCCTGACGGAGTCGATCCGCCGGCTGTTGGCCGCGGCGAACCGGAAATTCGGCCGCGAGCCGCTCACATGGCTGGCCGGCGCCTGGCCGGTGCCGGGGCTCCCGCTCGGCGGCCACATCCATATCAGCGGCGCAGCGCCGACGGGCGAGCGGCTGCGGGCGCTCGACAATGCCGTGGCGCTGCCGCTACGGCTGCTCGAGCCGGACGGCGCCGCGGCGAGAAGGCCGCGGTACGGGGCGCTGGGCGATTTCCGCAAGCAGCCGCACGGCGGCTTCGAATACAGGACTCCGCCCAGCTGGCTGGTGTCCCGGCGTTTGGCGCGCGGCGTGCTTTCGCTGGCCAAAATCGCGGCGGAGCACGCGCGCGAGTTGGCCGATCGCCGGCCTTTGGACGATGAAGCGCTTCGGGACGCGTTTTACGGCCCGGACCGGGATTTTCGCCTGAGAGAAGCGGCCTTGCGCTTTTACGGGGAAATCCGGCGCACGGCGGGGTACGGGAAATTCGCCTCGGACGTGGACTTCGTGTTCGGCGCCGTGGTCGAAGGACGCCGCTGGGACGAGACCGCCGACCTCCGCCCGAAGTGGGGGATCGCGCGGCGCTGA
- the mutL gene encoding DNA mismatch repair endonuclease MutL encodes MGIIRPLDEHLANQIAAGEVVERPASVLKELVENAVDAGSARIEITAEEGGLTLLRIQDDGAGIQPDDMLTAFQRHATSKIASAKDLFQIETLGFRGEALPSIAAVAKVRCVSATDDGGLARFLEIEGGAVKAEGETNANRGTEMTVRDLFYNTPARLKYMKTIQTELGHLSDVVYRQALARPDIAFTFRHNGTVLLRTSGTGDLKQVVAAIYGTAAAKAMVELHSDDPDYSLTGLTAMPVETRANRNAVTILVNGRYVRSQAVVQPLLQAYHTLLPLHRYPLAVLNLRMHPGLVDVNVHPAKLEVRFSKEAELRAFIEETVKRAVSGQAYIPSGTSVRTAKPSPAWVQDQIRFQLPPTDTEPESRGSASATAPSPTGAPSSAGWPAKESKAAYEPSVRQPAASSAQAFSQTAATKSESYSSSGKGGGFAAPSQSASPASEKIPESVWQAAFASPETPDQREAKPEFPELSWIGQLHGTYIVAQNENGLYLIDQHAAHERIHYEFYYDKFGRPEEASQELLFPVTMEFAPDEFALLRDRLPAFASAGVYLEEFGGNTFIIRAVPHWFPDGDEADVAREIAEWVLQERKIDLHALREKAAILCSCKASIKANQALTRESGEKLLQRLGQCRQPYTCPHGRPIVVSFSTYELEKMFKRVMS; translated from the coding sequence ATGGGTATCATCCGTCCGTTAGACGAACATTTGGCGAACCAAATCGCGGCGGGAGAAGTCGTGGAGAGGCCGGCGTCCGTGTTGAAGGAATTGGTGGAAAACGCCGTCGACGCCGGCAGCGCCCGCATCGAGATCACGGCGGAGGAAGGCGGCCTGACGCTTCTGCGGATCCAGGACGACGGCGCGGGCATCCAGCCGGACGACATGCTGACGGCTTTCCAACGCCACGCGACGAGCAAAATCGCGAGCGCCAAGGACCTGTTCCAGATCGAAACGCTCGGGTTCCGCGGCGAAGCGCTTCCCAGCATCGCGGCCGTCGCCAAGGTCCGTTGCGTCAGCGCCACGGACGACGGCGGGCTGGCGCGCTTCCTCGAGATCGAAGGAGGAGCCGTCAAAGCCGAAGGAGAGACGAACGCGAACCGCGGTACGGAAATGACCGTGCGCGATCTGTTTTACAACACGCCCGCCAGGTTGAAATACATGAAGACGATCCAGACCGAACTGGGGCATCTGTCCGACGTCGTATACCGGCAAGCGCTGGCCCGCCCGGACATCGCCTTCACGTTCCGCCACAACGGAACCGTGCTGCTGCGGACGTCGGGCACCGGCGATCTGAAGCAGGTCGTCGCCGCCATCTACGGTACGGCCGCGGCGAAGGCGATGGTCGAGCTTCATTCCGACGATCCGGACTATTCGCTGACCGGCCTTACGGCGATGCCGGTGGAAACGCGGGCGAACCGCAACGCCGTCACGATCCTGGTCAACGGGCGCTACGTCCGCAGCCAGGCGGTCGTGCAGCCGCTGCTTCAGGCGTACCACACGCTGCTGCCGCTGCACCGGTATCCGCTCGCCGTATTAAACTTGCGCATGCATCCCGGCTTGGTCGACGTCAACGTGCATCCGGCCAAGCTGGAAGTGCGTTTCAGCAAAGAAGCCGAGCTCAGGGCCTTCATCGAGGAGACGGTGAAGCGGGCGGTCAGCGGCCAAGCCTATATCCCGTCCGGCACGTCCGTGCGCACGGCGAAGCCTTCGCCTGCCTGGGTACAGGATCAAATCCGCTTCCAGCTGCCTCCGACGGATACGGAGCCTGAGTCGCGCGGATCGGCATCAGCCACGGCGCCTTCGCCGACTGGGGCGCCTTCTTCCGCAGGGTGGCCGGCCAAGGAGTCGAAGGCGGCTTACGAGCCTTCGGTTCGTCAACCGGCGGCTTCTTCGGCACAGGCCTTCTCGCAAACGGCGGCGACGAAATCCGAGTCTTACTCTTCCTCCGGGAAGGGCGGCGGCTTCGCCGCTCCTTCACAGTCCGCGTCACCCGCCTCGGAGAAAATTCCCGAGTCCGTGTGGCAGGCCGCGTTCGCATCGCCGGAAACGCCGGACCAACGGGAAGCGAAACCCGAGTTTCCCGAGTTGAGCTGGATCGGGCAGCTGCACGGCACGTACATCGTGGCGCAGAACGAGAACGGCTTGTACCTGATCGACCAGCATGCCGCCCACGAGCGTATCCATTACGAATTTTATTACGATAAATTCGGCCGGCCGGAGGAAGCGAGCCAAGAGCTGCTTTTCCCCGTGACGATGGAATTCGCGCCGGACGAATTCGCGCTGCTGCGGGACAGGCTGCCCGCCTTCGCGAGCGCGGGCGTATATTTGGAAGAGTTCGGTGGCAATACCTTTATCATACGCGCGGTGCCCCACTGGTTTCCGGATGGAGACGAGGCGGACGTTGCGCGGGAAATCGCGGAGTGGGTGCTGCAGGAGCGCAAGATCGATCTGCACGCCCTCCGGGAAAAAGCGGCGATCCTATGCTCCTGCAAGGCTTCGATCAAAGCAAACCAGGCGCTGACGCGGGAATCCGGGGAAAAGCTGCTCCAGCGGCTCGGACAATGCCGCCAGCCTTACACCTGTCCGCACGGCAGGCCGATCGTCGTCAGCTTCAGCACCTATGAATTGGAGAAAATGTTCAAGCGGGTGATGTCTTGA
- a CDS encoding S41 family peptidase encodes MIRGRTIRRAIAALLAALLLSGAWAPSVSWAETKEQLNEVRQILEEYHLSKPDDKDLNQTEIDKMVESLHDPYTQYFDDEEWKSFASDLEQNFTGIGIVLVQENGRIYIEEVIAGSPAEKAGFQAGDVISSVNGKSAKGLSISDLQGKLRGIAGTSVTVGVDRNGKMLTLTAVRQALQLPAASGQMMGEGVGYLALTGFTTDAGTQFAKQLDKLEKSGMTSLVIDLRNNGGGYVTAAQKIASLFVKNGVLAHLKDRDGNDDPLPLSGGGKPYPVTILVNGYSASASELLAGALQDYGVAKLVGTKTYGKGVVQSIIPLQSGGVIKVTVQEYFTPKGRKVDKTGLQPDQVVEGAEEQLIEAYRDSGGTQLSASVGKGTVVINGVRTTHPYAAVQQGNRWYVSLRLAAALTGASVGYEAKTKSVTVSRDGKAFPLKNGDGRLINKNGWNLVDLSVMEQWFPSLTGGAVDGVLKLSVR; translated from the coding sequence ATGATTCGCGGGAGAACGATCCGCCGCGCGATCGCGGCGCTGCTGGCCGCCCTCTTACTGTCCGGGGCATGGGCGCCGTCCGTCTCCTGGGCCGAAACGAAGGAGCAGTTGAACGAAGTCCGGCAGATTCTTGAGGAATACCATCTCAGCAAGCCGGACGACAAAGACCTGAACCAGACCGAAATCGACAAGATGGTCGAGTCCCTGCACGATCCGTATACGCAATACTTCGACGATGAGGAATGGAAAAGCTTCGCCTCCGACTTGGAACAGAATTTCACGGGCATCGGCATCGTGCTCGTCCAGGAGAACGGGCGCATCTATATCGAAGAAGTCATTGCGGGCAGCCCGGCGGAAAAGGCCGGCTTCCAGGCCGGCGACGTGATTTCGTCGGTGAACGGGAAATCCGCGAAAGGCTTGTCGATCTCCGACCTGCAGGGCAAGCTGCGGGGTATCGCCGGAACCTCCGTCACGGTAGGCGTCGACCGGAACGGCAAGATGCTGACGCTCACGGCGGTGCGCCAAGCGCTGCAGCTGCCGGCGGCTTCCGGGCAGATGATGGGAGAAGGCGTCGGGTATCTGGCCTTGACCGGTTTCACGACCGATGCCGGCACGCAATTCGCGAAGCAGCTGGATAAGCTGGAGAAATCGGGCATGACTTCGCTCGTGATCGACTTGCGCAACAACGGAGGCGGCTACGTCACCGCGGCGCAGAAAATCGCCAGCTTATTCGTCAAAAACGGGGTGCTGGCCCATTTGAAGGACCGGGACGGCAACGACGACCCGCTTCCGCTGAGCGGCGGCGGCAAGCCGTATCCCGTGACGATCCTGGTCAACGGATACTCGGCCAGCGCTTCCGAGCTGCTTGCCGGAGCGCTGCAGGATTACGGGGTCGCGAAGCTGGTCGGCACGAAAACCTACGGCAAAGGCGTCGTCCAGTCCATCATTCCGCTGCAGAGCGGCGGCGTGATCAAAGTGACGGTACAGGAATATTTCACGCCCAAAGGTCGCAAGGTCGATAAAACGGGGCTCCAGCCCGACCAAGTCGTCGAAGGGGCGGAAGAGCAACTGATCGAGGCTTATCGCGATTCCGGCGGCACGCAGTTGTCGGCCAGCGTGGGCAAAGGGACCGTCGTCATCAACGGCGTACGGACTACGCACCCTTATGCGGCCGTACAGCAAGGAAACCGCTGGTATGTCAGCTTGCGGCTGGCTGCGGCCCTGACCGGCGCCAGCGTGGGTTATGAGGCGAAAACGAAAAGCGTGACAGTCAGCCGAGACGGGAAAGCATTTCCGTTGAAAAACGGCGACGGCCGTCTGATAAACAAGAACGGTTGGAATTTGGTCGATTTGTCCGTCATGGAGCAATGGTTCCCTAGCCTGACCGGGGGCGCCGTAGACGGCGTATTGAAGCTTTCCGTCCGCTGA
- a CDS encoding class I SAM-dependent methyltransferase, with the protein MIVTTAEKPASGLTERALLLAKELGASCVPRRRDTLRGLLRKHGADGVLVVSADGLRYVSGDQPPLFFHPSMGLIRVKRLLAGESDAMVSVSGAAPGDSVLDCTAGLASDALVFSHAVGAEGRVTAIEASRLLYVIVREGLNAADTGVPEADEACRRVELRHGNHAEMLLGMPDRSVDIVYFDPMFERPVETSASLQPLRSHAFHEPLSEETVREAKRVARKSVVLKNTSGSAEFARLGFAPARVSTSAVSYGVIRI; encoded by the coding sequence TTGATCGTCACGACCGCCGAAAAACCGGCCTCCGGTTTGACGGAGAGGGCTCTGCTGCTCGCGAAGGAGCTTGGCGCGTCTTGCGTGCCCCGGCGCAGGGACACGCTGCGCGGCTTGCTTCGGAAGCATGGCGCCGATGGCGTGCTGGTCGTGTCCGCGGACGGGCTTCGATACGTCTCCGGGGACCAGCCGCCGCTGTTCTTTCATCCGAGCATGGGCCTGATCCGCGTCAAACGGCTGCTCGCGGGCGAGTCCGACGCGATGGTCTCCGTCTCCGGCGCGGCACCGGGCGATTCCGTACTGGACTGCACGGCGGGACTCGCCTCGGACGCTCTCGTGTTCAGCCATGCCGTGGGTGCCGAAGGACGGGTTACGGCGATCGAGGCCTCGCGGCTTTTGTACGTCATCGTCCGGGAAGGGCTGAACGCCGCGGACACGGGCGTGCCGGAAGCCGACGAAGCGTGCCGCCGCGTCGAGCTCCGGCACGGGAACCACGCGGAAATGCTGCTCGGCATGCCCGACCGTAGCGTGGACATCGTTTATTTCGACCCGATGTTCGAGCGGCCCGTCGAAACTTCCGCGTCCCTGCAGCCCCTGCGATCCCATGCGTTTCACGAGCCGCTCTCCGAGGAGACGGTGCGGGAAGCGAAGAGGGTGGCGCGGAAATCGGTCGTCCTGAAAAACACGAGCGGCAGCGCCGAATTTGCGCGCCTCGGGTTCGCCCCGGCGCGCGTTTCCACGTCTGCCGTTTCCTATGGAGTGATAAGGATATGA
- a CDS encoding outer spore coat protein CotE, producing the protein MALADRRLQRREIITKAVCGKGRKYSTVTHTVKPPHHPSSILGAWLINHQYEAVRSGDGIEVIGSYDINIWYSYNKNSQTDVAKETVSYVELVPLSYVDPKHRHATEEVSAEATQEPNCVEATIGSGGSTVIIRVEREFAVEMVAETKVNVLVDPTAYDDDKDHDFGLGDGDFEDLDSDLLEDDL; encoded by the coding sequence ATGGCGCTTGCGGATAGACGGCTGCAGCGGAGGGAAATCATCACGAAAGCGGTTTGCGGCAAAGGCCGGAAGTATTCGACGGTTACCCACACTGTCAAGCCGCCGCACCATCCTTCCAGCATTCTGGGGGCATGGCTCATCAATCACCAGTACGAAGCGGTAAGATCGGGGGACGGCATCGAAGTCATCGGGTCCTACGATATTAACATCTGGTATTCGTACAACAAAAACTCCCAAACGGACGTGGCGAAGGAGACGGTTTCCTACGTCGAACTCGTGCCGCTTTCGTATGTGGATCCCAAGCACCGCCATGCCACGGAAGAGGTCTCCGCGGAAGCCACCCAGGAGCCCAATTGCGTGGAAGCGACCATCGGCAGCGGCGGATCGACCGTCATCATCCGCGTCGAACGCGAGTTCGCGGTGGAAATGGTGGCGGAAACCAAAGTGAACGTCCTGGTGGATCCGACCGCGTACGACGACGACAAGGACCATGATTTCGGACTGGGTGACGGGGATTTCGAGGATCTCGATTCCGACTTGTTGGAAGACGATCTGTAA
- a CDS encoding aromatic acid exporter family protein codes for MESRIRGYLGFRVIKTAAAALAAIVTATALAVDNPLSAGLLAILGVETTRWRGLRIVFARFAASLVGLLLAMVLFRLIGFHIWVLSLYILIGFPLLGRFGLKDGIVTGSVIVFHLFAKKEVSLQAFAGELWLLLIGLGWATVFNLAYMPKESKRLSELRLLTEESMAAIFAQLARHLRDPQTVWAGTELIEADNAIERGIETSARARENRLIPQDEPWQLYFHMRRDQLDSVKLMMESVAFVSSKVPQAEMIARLFDRLSQDVKSEFYEGETERMLDELEASFRGMALPATRDEFETRAALLQLSRELRRCLAIAKRAKRPKSSSAPAIIQ; via the coding sequence ATGGAAAGTCGGATACGGGGTTATTTGGGTTTCCGCGTGATCAAAACCGCCGCGGCGGCGCTCGCCGCAATCGTGACGGCGACGGCGCTCGCGGTCGACAATCCGCTGTCCGCCGGTCTTCTCGCGATATTGGGCGTGGAGACGACGAGGTGGAGAGGGCTGCGGATCGTGTTCGCGAGATTCGCGGCTTCGCTGGTGGGACTGCTGCTGGCCATGGTCTTGTTCCGGCTGATCGGTTTCCATATTTGGGTCCTATCCCTTTATATCCTGATCGGGTTTCCGCTGCTCGGCCGTTTCGGCTTGAAGGACGGCATCGTGACCGGATCGGTGATCGTGTTCCACCTGTTCGCGAAGAAGGAAGTGAGCCTCCAGGCTTTCGCCGGAGAGCTTTGGCTGCTGCTGATCGGACTTGGCTGGGCGACCGTCTTCAACCTTGCTTATATGCCGAAAGAAAGCAAGAGGCTCTCCGAGCTGCGCCTGCTGACGGAGGAGTCGATGGCGGCCATTTTCGCCCAATTGGCCCGGCATTTGCGCGACCCGCAGACCGTGTGGGCGGGGACGGAGCTGATCGAGGCGGACAACGCGATCGAGCGGGGAATCGAGACGTCCGCAAGAGCACGCGAAAACAGGCTCATTCCGCAGGACGAGCCTTGGCAGCTGTATTTCCATATGCGCCGCGACCAGTTGGACTCGGTCAAGCTGATGATGGAGTCGGTCGCTTTCGTTTCCAGCAAGGTGCCGCAGGCGGAAATGATCGCCCGGCTGTTCGACCGGCTGTCCCAAGACGTGAAATCGGAATTTTACGAGGGAGAGACGGAGAGGATGCTGGACGAGCTTGAAGCCAGCTTCCGCGGCATGGCGCTTCCCGCGACGCGGGACGAATTCGAAACGCGCGCCGCCCTGCTCCAGCTTTCAAGGGAACTAAGGCGCTGCCTGGCGATCGCCAAACGCGCCAAAAGGCCGAAGTCTTCTTCCGCTCCGGCGATCATACAATGA
- the miaA gene encoding tRNA (adenosine(37)-N6)-dimethylallyltransferase MiaA: protein MTLPETDNRPPLLVLVGPTAVGKTELSLRIAKAAGCEIISGDSMQVYRGMDIGTAKLPLEEREGIPHHLIDILDPEEPFSASIFQRLCEEKIREIVSRGKIPFIVGGTGLYVESVCYGFTFQGESGDEAFRARMQAFADEHGAEALHARLAQVDPGSAARIHPNDERRVIRALEVYETTGQTLSETQEQTRGARKESPYRLCLIGLTMDRAELYRRINARVDAMIEEGLVGEVKKLMEAGVPRSAVSMQGLGYKEIAAYLAGETDLPAAVELLKRDTRHFAKRQLSWFRHMQDLVWVEKDAEGKNSDLFNSICAIIAGKFLLDLEYIR from the coding sequence ATGACGCTGCCGGAAACAGATAACCGGCCGCCGCTGCTCGTGCTCGTGGGCCCGACCGCCGTCGGCAAAACCGAGCTCAGCCTGCGGATCGCCAAAGCCGCCGGCTGCGAGATCATCAGCGGCGACTCCATGCAGGTATACCGCGGCATGGATATCGGAACGGCGAAGCTCCCGTTGGAGGAGCGGGAGGGCATCCCGCACCATCTCATCGACATCCTCGATCCCGAGGAGCCTTTCTCCGCGTCGATTTTCCAGCGGCTTTGCGAGGAGAAAATCCGCGAGATCGTCTCCCGCGGCAAAATCCCCTTCATCGTCGGCGGCACCGGTCTCTACGTGGAGTCGGTCTGCTACGGGTTCACGTTCCAGGGCGAGTCCGGGGATGAGGCGTTTCGCGCCCGGATGCAGGCGTTCGCCGATGAACACGGAGCCGAAGCGCTCCATGCCCGGCTCGCCCAAGTCGACCCGGGTTCCGCGGCCCGGATCCATCCGAACGACGAGCGCCGGGTGATCCGCGCCCTCGAGGTGTACGAGACGACCGGACAAACGCTGAGCGAGACGCAGGAGCAGACGCGCGGCGCGCGCAAGGAATCCCCGTACCGGCTTTGCCTGATCGGATTGACGATGGACAGGGCGGAACTCTACCGCCGCATCAACGCGCGGGTTGACGCCATGATCGAAGAAGGACTCGTCGGCGAAGTCAAGAAGCTCATGGAAGCCGGCGTTCCCCGGTCGGCCGTTTCGATGCAGGGGCTCGGCTACAAGGAGATCGCGGCTTACCTGGCAGGAGAGACGGACCTGCCGGCTGCCGTAGAGCTTCTGAAGAGGGATACGCGCCATTTTGCCAAACGCCAGCTGTCCTGGTTCCGCCACATGCAGGACCTCGTTTGGGTGGAGAAGGACGCGGAGGGAAAAAACTCCGATCTTTTCAATTCGATTTGTGCTATAATAGCAGGAAAGTTTCTTCTCGATCTTGAATATATTCGTTGA
- the mutS gene encoding DNA mismatch repair protein MutS, which produces MAGYTPMMEQYLSVKAEARDALLFFRLGDFYEMFFEDALTASRELEITLTGRGAGMEERVPMCGVPYHSAEGYIARLIEKGYKVAICEQVEDPKAAKGVVRREIVRIVTPGTVMDTKAAQEAANNFIVGAAESGGRFGLAACDLTTGELYVTSFAAAREAVKNALNVYKPAEAVGDEAAVRLIREESAASGRTILCTERSDYDAALLANQFPNERWAAHEDVRKAAVARLIGYLGETQKRSLGHLRTVKAYEPESYMALDAFTRRNLELTETVRDRSRKGSLLWLLDRTRTAMGARLLKRWVDQPLLDRDAVDRRLDAVEALHRDWMRREGIREELREVYDLERLVGRIAYGTANARDLNALRATLERVPALQSLCRDSGASPLAAIADRMDACADVAEAIGSAIADEPPVSVREGGLIRPGFDPKLDTLREASQNGKRWIAELERQEREATGIKSLKIGFNKVFGYYLEVTRANLGALPEGRYERKQTLANAERFVTPELKEKEALILEAEESMVDLEYETFVRLRDGIAAQIPRLQQLAEGLSALDALQSLAEVSAERRYTRPSWSEGYDLHIEDGRHPVVEAVSESGSFIANHSALTRDNSILLITGPNMAGKSTYMRQVAVICIMAQIGCFVPAKSASLPLVDRIFTRIGAADDLVGGQSTFMVEMKDIQVMTEQATERSLVIIDELGRGTSTEEGMAIAQAVIEYVHDHIRCKALVSTHFHELAHLENSLRSLSNGCMAVKESQGGVTFLRKLVPGAADSSYGIYCAQLAGLPDTIVSRAYSLIESAQRPAAATVCETAAAFSPVPNPEAAVVQLSMFAESPAPEKPKKSNSPAQDKVLEKLRRLDIMRMTPLQAMEWLNDAKNLLTESGEPS; this is translated from the coding sequence ATGGCCGGATATACCCCCATGATGGAACAATACTTATCCGTTAAGGCGGAAGCGCGGGACGCGCTGCTTTTTTTCCGTCTCGGCGATTTCTACGAAATGTTTTTCGAAGACGCGCTGACCGCTTCGCGGGAGCTCGAAATCACGCTTACCGGGCGCGGAGCCGGGATGGAAGAGCGGGTGCCGATGTGCGGCGTCCCCTATCATTCCGCGGAAGGATACATAGCGAGGCTGATCGAAAAAGGCTACAAAGTCGCGATTTGCGAGCAAGTGGAGGATCCGAAGGCGGCCAAAGGCGTCGTGCGCCGAGAGATCGTTCGCATCGTGACGCCCGGCACCGTCATGGATACGAAGGCCGCGCAGGAGGCGGCGAACAACTTCATCGTCGGGGCCGCCGAATCCGGAGGCCGGTTCGGCCTCGCCGCCTGCGATCTGACGACGGGCGAACTTTACGTCACTTCGTTCGCCGCCGCGCGCGAAGCGGTGAAAAACGCGCTCAACGTCTATAAACCGGCGGAAGCCGTCGGAGACGAAGCGGCCGTCCGGCTGATCCGCGAGGAGTCCGCCGCATCGGGCCGCACGATTTTGTGTACGGAACGGAGCGATTACGACGCCGCCTTGCTGGCGAACCAATTTCCGAACGAGCGGTGGGCCGCGCACGAGGACGTCCGGAAAGCCGCGGTCGCACGGTTGATCGGTTACCTGGGCGAAACGCAGAAGCGCTCGCTCGGCCACCTGCGGACCGTGAAAGCCTACGAGCCGGAATCCTACATGGCGCTGGACGCGTTTACGAGGCGCAACCTGGAGCTGACGGAAACGGTCCGCGACCGCTCGCGCAAAGGGTCGCTGCTCTGGCTGCTGGACCGCACGCGCACGGCAATGGGCGCCCGACTCCTCAAACGTTGGGTCGACCAGCCTCTGCTCGACCGGGATGCGGTCGACCGCAGGCTCGACGCCGTCGAAGCGCTTCACCGCGATTGGATGCGGCGGGAGGGGATCCGAGAAGAGCTTCGGGAAGTGTACGACCTGGAGCGGCTCGTCGGCCGGATCGCCTACGGCACGGCCAACGCTCGGGACCTTAACGCATTGAGGGCGACGCTGGAACGGGTGCCGGCCCTTCAGAGTCTGTGCCGCGACTCGGGCGCGTCTCCGCTCGCCGCGATCGCCGACCGAATGGACGCCTGCGCGGACGTCGCGGAAGCGATCGGATCGGCCATCGCCGACGAGCCGCCCGTTTCCGTCCGCGAGGGCGGACTCATCCGGCCCGGCTTCGATCCGAAGCTGGACACGCTGCGGGAAGCCAGCCAGAACGGCAAGCGATGGATCGCCGAATTGGAACGGCAGGAGCGGGAAGCGACCGGCATCAAGTCGCTCAAGATCGGCTTCAACAAAGTGTTCGGCTATTATCTGGAAGTGACGCGGGCGAACCTCGGCGCGCTCCCCGAAGGCCGTTACGAACGCAAGCAAACGCTGGCCAACGCCGAGCGGTTCGTCACGCCCGAGCTGAAAGAGAAGGAAGCGCTCATTCTCGAAGCGGAAGAGAGCATGGTCGACCTCGAATACGAGACGTTCGTCCGTCTTCGCGACGGCATCGCCGCGCAAATCCCGCGGCTGCAGCAGCTCGCGGAAGGGCTTTCCGCCCTGGACGCCTTGCAATCGCTCGCCGAAGTGTCCGCAGAGCGCAGGTATACCCGTCCTTCCTGGAGCGAGGGATACGACCTTCACATCGAAGACGGCCGCCATCCCGTCGTCGAAGCGGTGTCCGAGAGCGGCAGCTTCATCGCCAACCACTCCGCTTTGACGCGGGACAACTCGATCCTGCTCATCACCGGTCCCAATATGGCCGGCAAAAGCACCTACATGCGGCAAGTGGCGGTCATCTGCATCATGGCGCAAATCGGCTGCTTCGTTCCGGCCAAAAGCGCGTCCCTGCCGCTCGTGGACCGTATTTTCACGCGGATCGGCGCGGCGGATGACCTCGTCGGAGGTCAAAGCACGTTCATGGTCGAGATGAAGGATATTCAAGTCATGACGGAGCAGGCGACGGAACGCAGCCTCGTCATCATCGACGAGCTCGGCAGGGGAACCTCGACCGAAGAAGGCATGGCCATCGCGCAAGCGGTGATCGAATACGTTCATGATCACATCCGCTGCAAAGCGCTCGTCTCGACGCATTTCCACGAGCTCGCCCATTTGGAAAACTCGCTCCGCTCGCTCAGCAACGGCTGTATGGCCGTGAAGGAAAGCCAAGGCGGCGTGACGTTCCTCCGCAAGCTGGTGCCGGGAGCCGCCGATTCGAGCTACGGCATCTATTGCGCGCAGCTCGCCGGCTTGCCGGACACGATCGTCAGCCGCGCGTACTCGCTGATCGAGAGCGCGCAGCGGCCGGCCGCCGCAACCGTCTGTGAGACGGCAGCCGCTTTCTCGCCCGTGCCCAATCCGGAAGCGGCGGTCGTACAGCTGTCGATGTTCGCGGAATCGCCGGCCCCGGAGAAACCGAAAAAAAGCAACTCTCCGGCGCAGGACAAAGTGCTCGAGAAGCTCCGGCGTCTCGACATTATGCGGATGACGCCTCTGCAAGCGATGGAATGGTTGAACGACGCCAAAAACTTATTAACGGAGAGCGGGGAACCTTCATGA